Proteins encoded in a region of the Pseudomonas putida genome:
- a CDS encoding lipoprotein UxpA, with the protein MASSVHRREVIGWMGIGALAPLLGACTAFPGQQGGNAHLDLLYVADTLDARQPGLAVVPATRLGPVSHLGRAPWMTGSSASIAYPQLAPLLDANQAGAAQLGGYAVLAALLEQLRGEAGAGNSLTLENGQGWNGSGLAYLTQGESGVQGSQLLGVEARVSSDERVLWPQRSPGLYRQASPLTLAAGLADAQRQAFGLEALHVFERGGARIAVVGVTDPYAQDQKASLKQWYQSLQPVFEQARREADLVVAMADVGTGPGLWLAERLPQIDVLLCARGQDLWPAPVEVTQASGRRVPVLFAGCRGSGAFRLRCQRVAGLWQFDGRFFPAFEQQLAPAAQLRVAQFQAQLRQQRAGHAAWLDQPLARAPQALWRRDTRGGSWDRLLHQALADDSSMPVLLPGLRYDYPLPAGASITREHLISLTGGYPAPVVEAPARQVEQVLENAAEQLFGDPLLLDNSQDLPRWQGQAWRVSYSPQGKRITGLEPVQGLCRTFGLQFDSQAGEPLWQRVEAWLARQGADWQLVPLQLPEVRYVQGHPGWHPRQLAS; encoded by the coding sequence ATGGCGAGCAGTGTGCACAGGCGCGAAGTGATCGGCTGGATGGGTATCGGTGCCTTGGCACCGCTGCTCGGCGCCTGCACTGCCTTCCCAGGGCAGCAGGGCGGTAACGCCCACCTCGACTTGCTCTATGTAGCCGATACCCTCGATGCCCGCCAACCTGGCCTGGCCGTGGTGCCGGCTACCCGGCTGGGACCGGTCAGCCACCTGGGCCGCGCGCCATGGATGACAGGCAGCAGCGCCAGCATCGCCTACCCGCAACTGGCGCCGCTGCTCGATGCGAATCAGGCTGGGGCTGCCCAGTTGGGCGGCTATGCGGTGCTGGCGGCGTTGCTGGAGCAGCTGCGCGGCGAGGCCGGTGCCGGCAACAGCCTCACCCTGGAAAACGGCCAAGGCTGGAATGGCAGTGGCCTGGCTTACCTGACCCAGGGCGAAAGTGGAGTGCAAGGCAGCCAACTGCTGGGCGTCGAAGCGCGGGTCAGCAGCGACGAGCGGGTACTGTGGCCACAACGCAGCCCAGGGCTCTATCGCCAGGCAAGCCCCCTTACCTTGGCTGCCGGGCTGGCAGACGCGCAACGCCAGGCATTCGGCCTGGAAGCCTTGCACGTCTTCGAGCGCGGCGGTGCGCGCATTGCGGTGGTTGGCGTGACCGACCCTTATGCCCAGGACCAGAAAGCTTCGCTCAAACAGTGGTACCAGTCACTGCAGCCGGTATTCGAGCAGGCCCGGCGCGAGGCGGACCTGGTGGTGGCCATGGCCGATGTGGGCACAGGCCCCGGCCTGTGGCTGGCTGAACGGTTGCCGCAAATCGATGTGCTGCTGTGCGCCCGTGGCCAGGACTTGTGGCCGGCGCCGGTCGAAGTAACCCAGGCCAGCGGCCGCCGCGTGCCGGTGTTGTTCGCCGGCTGCCGGGGCAGCGGTGCGTTCCGCCTGCGCTGCCAACGTGTGGCCGGGCTGTGGCAGTTCGACGGGCGCTTCTTCCCGGCCTTTGAACAACAACTGGCGCCTGCCGCGCAGCTGCGCGTCGCGCAGTTTCAGGCACAACTACGCCAGCAACGTGCCGGCCACGCGGCCTGGCTCGATCAGCCGTTGGCCCGCGCACCCCAGGCCTTGTGGCGCCGCGATACCCGAGGCGGCAGCTGGGACCGCCTGCTGCATCAAGCCCTGGCTGACGACAGCAGCATGCCCGTGCTGTTGCCGGGCCTGCGTTATGACTACCCGCTGCCGGCGGGAGCGTCCATCACCCGCGAACACTTGATCAGCCTTACCGGCGGTTACCCGGCGCCGGTGGTCGAAGCGCCGGCTCGGCAGGTCGAGCAAGTGCTGGAGAACGCTGCAGAACAATTGTTCGGCGACCCGCTGCTGCTGGACAACAGCCAGGACCTGCCGCGCTGGCAGGGCCAGGCCTGGCGCGTCAGCTACAGCCCGCAAGGCAAGCGCATCACTGGCCTGGAGCCCGTGCAGGGCCTGTGCCGCACCTTTGGCCTGCAATTCGACAGTCAAGCCGGCGAGCCCCTGTGGCAGCGGGTCGAAGCCTGGCTGGCCCGGCAAGGTGCCGACTGGCAACTGGTGCCGCTGCAACTGCCCGAAGTGCGTTACGTGCAGGGGCACCCGGGCTGGCATCCACGGCAGTTGGCCTCGTGA
- a CDS encoding pilus assembly protein PilZ: MTLASRVFTGAGLTLAGWLAAQCVLQLSRQPQPATAPAAVDSPLPGLMVGHWQAPIDDGAIALTRLPLQYLGGLKAQPLASSVVVLRYGEQVRTLARGQRLAPGIVLQDIDSDGLIFNNQGRRERLPWPPRPAVTGFKRQG; the protein is encoded by the coding sequence GTGACCCTCGCCTCGCGCGTGTTCACGGGCGCTGGCCTGACCTTGGCCGGCTGGCTCGCTGCACAGTGTGTGCTGCAACTGAGCCGTCAGCCGCAACCCGCCACGGCGCCTGCGGCGGTCGACAGCCCGCTGCCCGGGCTGATGGTTGGCCACTGGCAAGCGCCCATCGACGACGGTGCCATTGCCCTTACTCGCTTGCCACTGCAATACCTCGGCGGCCTCAAGGCGCAGCCATTGGCATCCAGTGTGGTGGTGCTGCGCTACGGCGAGCAAGTACGCACTCTAGCCCGTGGCCAGCGCCTGGCACCTGGGATCGTGCTGCAGGACATCGACAGCGATGGCCTGATTTTCAACAACCAGGGGCGGCGCGAACGCCTGCCCTGGCCGCCACGCCCTGCCGTGACCGGCTTCAAGCGGCAAGGATGA
- the gspD gene encoding type II secretion system secretin GspD, with protein sequence MPVRYCVAAALSVALSMACAEEPVFDDNGTPMYEVNFVDTELGEFIDSVSRITGTTFIVDPRVKGKVTVRTVDLHDADAIYDIFLAQLRAQGYATVDLPNGSVKIVPDQAARLEPVPVEAGGQQGEGSDSVATRVFNVRNAASEQVLGILKPLIDPRVGVITPYPAAHQLVVTDWRSNLERIASLLRQLDRPEEAQGSGSTQVIYLRHANAGEVVKVLRGLSQEGAVPAEAPGEGESKDRPVMAASAGPSIRLEYEEGTNAVVMVGPDSELAAYRAIVEQLDIRRAQVVVEAIIAEVSDSSAQELGVQWLFADEKFGAGIVNFGSNGVNIANIAGAAASGDNEALGDLLSTTAGATAGIGHFGGGFNFAMLVNALKGKSGFNLLSTPTLLTLDNAEASILVGQEVPFVTGSVTQNNANPYQTIERKEVGVKLRIKPQINIDNSVRLDIVQEVSSIADSSAASDVITNKREIKTKVMVEDNGLVILGGLISDELSTSNQRVPLLGDIPYLGRLFRSDASKNTKQNLMVFIRPRILRDGPSLAGLSEDKYRTLQQTTPLQLPDLAQGTPLLQVFPSSRARLEGGDW encoded by the coding sequence ATGCCTGTTAGATACTGCGTGGCGGCCGCGCTGAGCGTGGCCTTGTCCATGGCCTGCGCTGAAGAACCGGTGTTCGATGACAACGGCACGCCGATGTACGAAGTGAACTTCGTCGATACCGAGCTTGGCGAGTTCATCGACAGTGTGTCGCGCATCACCGGCACCACCTTCATCGTCGACCCCAGGGTCAAGGGCAAGGTCACCGTGCGCACCGTCGACCTGCACGACGCCGATGCCATCTATGACATCTTCCTGGCCCAACTGCGCGCCCAGGGTTATGCCACCGTCGACCTGCCCAACGGCAGCGTGAAGATCGTCCCCGACCAGGCCGCACGCCTGGAACCGGTGCCGGTGGAGGCGGGCGGGCAGCAGGGCGAGGGCAGCGACAGCGTGGCCACTCGGGTATTCAACGTGCGTAACGCCGCCAGTGAACAAGTCCTGGGCATTCTCAAGCCGCTGATCGACCCACGGGTTGGGGTGATTACACCGTATCCGGCGGCGCATCAGCTGGTGGTGACCGACTGGCGCAGCAACCTGGAACGCATCGCCAGCCTGCTGCGCCAGCTCGACCGCCCAGAGGAGGCACAAGGCAGCGGCAGTACCCAGGTGATCTACCTGCGCCATGCCAATGCCGGTGAAGTGGTCAAGGTGCTGCGCGGGCTCAGCCAGGAAGGTGCGGTGCCAGCTGAAGCGCCCGGAGAAGGAGAAAGCAAGGACAGGCCGGTGATGGCCGCCTCCGCAGGCCCAAGTATCCGCTTGGAGTACGAAGAGGGCACTAACGCCGTGGTCATGGTCGGCCCCGACAGCGAGCTGGCGGCGTATCGTGCCATTGTCGAGCAACTGGACATTCGTCGCGCCCAGGTGGTGGTCGAGGCGATCATCGCCGAGGTATCGGACAGCAGCGCTCAGGAGCTGGGTGTGCAATGGCTGTTCGCCGACGAAAAGTTCGGTGCCGGTATCGTCAACTTCGGCAGCAATGGCGTGAATATCGCCAACATCGCCGGGGCCGCCGCCAGTGGTGACAACGAGGCCCTCGGCGACTTGCTGTCCACCACGGCGGGTGCCACGGCGGGCATCGGCCATTTCGGCGGCGGCTTCAACTTCGCCATGCTGGTCAACGCGCTGAAGGGCAAAAGCGGCTTCAACCTGCTGTCCACGCCCACCTTGCTGACCCTGGACAACGCCGAAGCGTCGATCCTGGTCGGCCAGGAAGTGCCTTTCGTCACCGGCTCGGTGACGCAGAACAACGCCAACCCGTACCAGACCATCGAACGCAAGGAAGTCGGGGTGAAGCTGCGCATCAAGCCGCAGATCAACATCGACAACAGCGTGCGCCTGGACATCGTCCAGGAAGTGTCGTCGATTGCCGACTCCAGCGCGGCCAGTGACGTGATCACCAACAAGCGCGAGATCAAGACCAAGGTCATGGTCGAGGACAACGGCCTGGTGATTCTCGGCGGCCTGATCAGCGACGAATTGAGCACCAGCAACCAGCGTGTGCCGCTGCTTGGCGACATCCCTTATCTGGGCCGGTTGTTCCGCTCCGATGCCAGCAAGAACACCAAGCAGAACCTGATGGTGTTCATCCGCCCGCGCATCCTGCGCGATGGGCCCAGCCTGGCGGGGCTCAGCGAAGACAAATACCGCACCTTGCAGCAGACCACACCGCTGCAATTGCCAGACCTTGCACAGGGCACGCCACTGTTGCAGGTATTTCCCTCCAGCCGCGCGCGCCTGGAAGGCGGTGACTGGTGA
- a CDS encoding GspE/PulE family protein has translation MLPYRQARLSGVAMAATEQGWQLWLRPDADSAQLQELLRVHGQPCALEYLEPAVFDERLGQLYQAGDAATAALIEGIGDQVDLDSLMSEMPRIEDLLESDDEAPVIRLINGLFGQALRLRASDIHIETFEQSLVVRLRVDGHLREVLRPPRALSAMLVSRIKVMARLDIAEKRQPQDGRITLRAAGREVDVRVSTLPGIHGERVVMRVLDKQASLLALENLGMPAAVLQGLRSCLARPNGIVLSTGPTGSGKTTTLYASLNSLNDGSRNILTVEDPVEYAIAGIGQTAINPRAGLTFASGLRAILRQDPDVIMLGEIRDQETAQIAVQASLTGHLVLSTLHTNSAVGAVTRLRDMGIEPFLIASCLRGVLAQRLVRRLCSCAVAHPLQPAERDLWPELAALGSSYHAVGCEQCQGSGYIGRLGLYEFIELDAGLIGLLYDGASELAMQAYLGERRQSLVAMASECLARGETSLAEVLRAVQG, from the coding sequence ATGCTGCCCTATCGCCAGGCACGGCTGAGCGGGGTGGCCATGGCTGCGACGGAGCAGGGTTGGCAGTTGTGGCTAAGGCCCGACGCCGACAGCGCGCAGTTGCAGGAGCTGTTGCGCGTGCATGGCCAACCCTGCGCGCTTGAATACCTGGAGCCCGCAGTATTCGATGAGCGCTTGGGCCAGCTGTACCAGGCCGGCGATGCGGCCACTGCAGCGCTGATCGAAGGGATTGGCGACCAGGTCGACCTGGACAGCCTGATGAGCGAGATGCCGCGCATCGAAGACTTGCTGGAAAGCGACGACGAAGCCCCGGTAATCCGCTTGATCAACGGCCTGTTCGGCCAGGCGCTGCGCCTGCGTGCCTCGGACATTCATATCGAGACGTTCGAACAAAGCCTGGTGGTGCGCCTGAGGGTCGATGGCCACCTGCGCGAAGTGCTGCGCCCGCCGCGAGCGTTGTCGGCGATGCTGGTGTCACGGATCAAGGTCATGGCCCGCCTGGACATCGCAGAAAAACGCCAGCCCCAGGATGGGCGCATCACTTTGCGCGCGGCGGGACGCGAAGTGGACGTGCGGGTCTCGACCTTGCCCGGCATCCATGGCGAGCGGGTGGTGATGCGGGTACTCGACAAGCAGGCCAGCCTGTTGGCGCTGGAAAACCTGGGCATGCCGGCGGCGGTGTTGCAGGGCCTGCGCAGCTGCCTGGCGCGGCCCAACGGTATCGTGTTGTCCACTGGGCCAACCGGTTCGGGCAAGACCACCACCCTGTACGCCAGCCTCAACAGCCTCAACGACGGCAGCCGCAACATCCTCACCGTTGAGGACCCGGTGGAGTATGCCATCGCAGGCATTGGCCAGACCGCCATCAACCCGCGTGCCGGGCTGACGTTCGCCAGTGGCCTGCGCGCCATCCTGCGTCAGGACCCGGACGTGATCATGCTCGGCGAAATCCGCGACCAGGAGACCGCACAGATCGCCGTGCAGGCCAGCCTCACCGGCCATCTGGTGCTCTCTACCCTGCACACCAACAGTGCCGTGGGCGCGGTGACCCGGCTACGTGACATGGGTATCGAGCCGTTCCTGATTGCCTCGTGTCTGCGCGGTGTACTGGCCCAGCGCCTGGTGCGGCGCTTGTGCAGTTGTGCCGTGGCGCACCCATTGCAACCGGCCGAGCGTGACCTGTGGCCAGAGCTGGCTGCACTGGGCAGCAGTTACCACGCGGTCGGCTGCGAGCAGTGCCAGGGCAGCGGATACATCGGCCGCCTGGGCCTGTACGAATTCATCGAACTGGACGCCGGGCTGATCGGCCTGTTGTATGACGGCGCCAGCGAACTGGCCATGCAGGCCTACCTCGGTGAGCGCCGGCAAAGCCTGGTGGCGATGGCCAGCGAGTGCCTGGCCCGTGGCGAGACCAGCCTGGCCGAAGTGCTGCGCGCGGTGCAGGGCTAA
- the gspF gene encoding type II secretion system inner membrane protein GspF has product MPTYRYQAVDLAGKSHKASLQADNERHARQLLREQGLFARQLQRHEAGVQRPRRQRLSRAQLCELTRQLATLIGAGIPLVDALATLERQLRQPALHSVLVALRGSLAEGLGLARSLARQGAPFTGLYCALVEAGERSGRLAQVLTRLADHLEQVQRQQHKARTALIYPTVLMGVSLAVVIGLMTFVVPKLTEQFAHAGQSLPLITSLLIGLSQGLVLAGPWMVGLALMLAVLGGWLLRKPHWCLRRDQLLLRLPRIGGLVQVLESARLARSLAILSGSGVALLEALHVATDTIGNRRIRLAMEQVRQQVQGGTSLHRALDACQQFPPLLVNMVGSGEASGTLADMLERVADDQERGFARQVDTAMALFEPLMILVMGAVVLFIVLAVLLPIMQLNQGLQL; this is encoded by the coding sequence ATGCCGACCTATCGCTACCAGGCCGTGGACCTCGCGGGCAAATCGCACAAGGCCAGCCTGCAGGCTGACAATGAGCGCCACGCCCGCCAGCTGTTGCGCGAGCAGGGCCTGTTTGCCCGCCAGTTGCAGCGCCACGAAGCCGGTGTCCAGCGACCCCGGCGCCAGCGGCTTAGCCGCGCCCAGCTGTGTGAATTGACCCGTCAACTGGCCACCTTGATCGGGGCCGGCATCCCCTTGGTCGATGCCCTGGCCACCCTGGAACGGCAACTGCGCCAGCCCGCCTTGCACAGTGTGCTGGTGGCCCTGCGCGGCTCGCTTGCCGAAGGCCTGGGCCTGGCTCGCAGCCTGGCCCGGCAGGGCGCACCTTTCACTGGCCTGTACTGCGCGCTGGTCGAGGCTGGCGAACGTTCCGGGCGCCTGGCCCAGGTGCTGACCCGCTTGGCCGATCATTTGGAACAGGTGCAACGGCAGCAGCACAAGGCCCGCACTGCGCTGATCTACCCCACGGTACTGATGGGGGTGTCGCTTGCCGTGGTCATCGGCCTGATGACATTCGTCGTGCCCAAACTCACCGAACAATTTGCCCATGCCGGGCAGAGCCTGCCACTGATCACCTCGTTGCTGATTGGCCTGAGCCAGGGCTTGGTGCTGGCAGGGCCGTGGATGGTAGGGCTGGCGCTGATGCTCGCCGTGCTGGGTGGCTGGTTGCTGCGCAAGCCGCATTGGTGTCTGCGCCGCGACCAACTGCTGTTGCGCCTGCCGCGCATCGGCGGCCTGGTGCAGGTGCTGGAAAGCGCACGCCTGGCACGCAGCCTGGCGATTCTCAGTGGCAGCGGCGTGGCCCTGCTCGAAGCCTTGCACGTGGCCACCGACACCATCGGCAACCGGCGTATCCGCCTGGCCATGGAGCAGGTACGCCAGCAAGTGCAGGGCGGCACCAGCCTGCACCGTGCGCTGGATGCCTGCCAGCAATTCCCGCCGCTGCTGGTGAACATGGTCGGCAGCGGCGAGGCCAGCGGCACCCTGGCCGACATGCTCGAGCGTGTGGCCGACGACCAGGAGCGCGGCTTTGCCCGCCAGGTGGATACCGCCATGGCGCTGTTCGAACCCCTGATGATTCTGGTGATGGGCGCCGTGGTGCTGTTCATCGTGCTGGCGGTGCTGCTGCCGATCATGCAACTCAACCAGGGCCTGCAACTGTGA
- the gspG gene encoding type II secretion system major pseudopilin GspG, producing the protein MQHRRNRQRGFTLMEIMVVIFIIGLLIAVVAPSVLGNQDKAMKQKVMADLATLEQALDMYRLDNLRFPSSEQGLAALVKKPAQEPLPRAWRSDGYVRRLPQDPWGTPYQYRMPGEHGRVDVYSLGADGQPGGEGQDADLGNWAL; encoded by the coding sequence ATGCAGCATCGACGTAATCGCCAACGCGGTTTTACCCTCATGGAGATCATGGTGGTGATCTTCATCATCGGCCTGCTGATTGCCGTGGTTGCCCCCAGCGTGCTGGGCAACCAGGACAAGGCCATGAAGCAGAAGGTGATGGCCGACCTGGCTACCCTGGAGCAAGCGCTGGACATGTATCGGCTGGACAACCTGCGCTTTCCCAGCAGTGAACAGGGCCTGGCCGCGCTGGTGAAAAAGCCGGCCCAGGAGCCGCTGCCACGGGCCTGGCGCAGTGACGGCTATGTACGCCGCCTGCCGCAAGACCCGTGGGGCACCCCTTACCAGTACCGTATGCCGGGCGAGCATGGCCGGGTCGATGTGTACTCGCTGGGCGCCGATGGCCAACCGGGCGGCGAAGGTCAGGACGCCGACCTGGGCAACTGGGCGCTGTAA
- a CDS encoding type II secretion system protein GspI: protein MKPRQCGFTLLEVTVALAIAAVLAVITSQVLRQRLAVQENLQQHRLGLLCARELQTRFAVEQYWPAANQVNGELSQGGLPCHWQLQLRRTGVRDLRRGELRLFADRDQRLPLGQYTVFLERP, encoded by the coding sequence ATGAAGCCGCGTCAGTGCGGCTTCACCTTGCTGGAAGTGACCGTGGCCTTGGCGATTGCTGCCGTGCTGGCCGTCATCACCAGCCAGGTTCTGCGCCAGCGCCTGGCGGTGCAGGAAAACCTGCAGCAGCACCGCCTTGGCCTGCTGTGCGCGCGCGAGCTGCAAACCCGCTTTGCCGTCGAACAGTATTGGCCTGCTGCCAATCAGGTGAATGGCGAGCTGAGCCAGGGCGGCTTGCCATGTCATTGGCAACTGCAACTGCGCCGTACCGGGGTGCGCGACTTACGCCGTGGTGAACTGCGGCTTTTCGCCGACCGCGACCAGCGCCTGCCGTTGGGCCAGTACACCGTGTTTCTGGAGCGCCCATGA
- a CDS encoding prepilin-type N-terminal cleavage/methylation domain-containing protein — MKRYQAGLTLIELMVALALTALLGIMLAALVNGWLKVRERLLVTTQESSVLEFCLALERRFDSPVLRRVYDQRLPLASRWLDWQPASHQLLWVASTGLPAAEGGSRLQRQRLRFEAREQRLLLESSADLYAAAAPRWIQRERLDRVSAMNVLYYQGGRWLAWPSDQPAHPGRGVRLELQRDGAPYVCTFALPWGRS; from the coding sequence ATGAAACGCTACCAGGCGGGCCTGACCCTGATCGAACTGATGGTCGCCCTGGCCCTGACCGCCTTGCTTGGCATCATGCTCGCCGCCTTGGTCAATGGCTGGCTCAAGGTGCGCGAACGCCTGCTGGTGACCACGCAGGAAAGCTCGGTGCTGGAGTTCTGCCTGGCCCTGGAGCGGCGGTTCGACAGCCCGGTACTGCGCCGGGTCTACGACCAGCGCCTACCCCTGGCCAGCCGCTGGCTGGACTGGCAGCCCGCCAGCCACCAGTTGCTGTGGGTCGCCAGCACCGGCCTACCCGCAGCCGAAGGCGGATCGCGCCTGCAACGCCAGCGCCTGCGCTTCGAGGCCCGTGAGCAGCGCCTGCTGCTGGAAAGTTCGGCCGACCTTTACGCCGCCGCTGCCCCTCGATGGATACAGCGTGAACGGCTCGACCGGGTCAGTGCAATGAATGTTCTGTACTACCAGGGCGGCCGCTGGCTGGCCTGGCCTTCCGATCAACCGGCGCACCCCGGCCGTGGTGTGCGCCTGGAACTGCAGCGTGATGGAGCCCCTTATGTCTGCACCTTCGCCCTCCCATGGGGGCGCTCATGA